The sequence below is a genomic window from Candidatus Dadabacteria bacterium.
AAGAGACGAAAGAAAAAGTGAAGGAGATCAAAGAAGCACTTAAGAACAAACCACATGACGACGATACAGAGGAGATTCAGACTCTTTTAAGTCGTATTGACGATATAGAAAGAGAACTTGAAGACTCGCTTAATGACCAGCAGATTCTTCGAGTATTAGCAAGCAATGGCGCCATGGTTGCTTCATTTGTCCATGAACTGCACAACATAGAGAAAGAACTTAAGCATAGGTTCAAAGAATTCCGTAAAGACATACTGCCGCCATTCATCAATAAAGAAGAGATTGAAAAAACACCTGATTACAAAAACCCTTTCAAACGCATAGATGAGATGGAAAAAACAGACCAAACCCTATTAGGATGGATGCAATTTGCACTTGGAGCAATCAAAAACGACAAAAGAAAAAGAAAGAAGATAAAGATCAAGGACTATTTTCGTTCATTGGAAAAAATGTGGAAATTTCATTTAGATGACCGCCAAGTTAATATGGTTGTTTGCCACCCTGAAAATGATATTGAATTGAAAGCATTTGAAGTGGACCTAATGACTGTTTTCAATAATCTCATTATCAATTCTATTGATGCCTTCATGAGGAATGACGCGCCAGAAAAAAGAGAAATACATATCGCCTACAACGACGAAAATGATAGTATAAAATTTTCTTACAAAGATAGTGGGCCGGGTCTCTTAAAAGAGATTGACAAGCCAGAAAGGATTTTTGACATGCTGTTTACAACTAAAAGAGATAAGAGCACAGGATACGAAATTGGCTCAGGTATAGGCATGTGGTTAGTTCAATCAACTATAAAAGACTACAATGGCAACTTAAAACTTAAAAGACCTCGCAATGGGTTTGAACTGGAAATCATCTTGCCAAAAACCAAAAAGAGAGGACAAGCAAATGCCTGAAGACAATTTCAGTATCTGTTATGTAGATGAGGATGAGGCGGACCGCAACACTTTCAAAAGACACTCAGAGAGATATGGTCTTTCTACTGAATGCCTTCATCCGGACAAAAACATAGAAGAATTTGTGCAAAAGATTCTTTCTCTTGGGGTAGACGCTATAGTGGTTGACTATAATCTTAAGGAAAAAGATAGAAGCATTACCTACTCAGGCACAGACCTTGTAAAAGGCATTAGAGAATACAAAAAAAGTCTTCCATGTTGCATACTGACAAGTTATAGCGAAGAGGCTATCGAACAATCTGATGATGTGCATATAATTTATTCCAAAGACCCTGAAAACGAAGAGGACCCGTCAAACCTTTTCCACAGACTTAAATCTCAAATCAAAAAATACCATAGTCTACTTTTGAAGTATGAAGAAAGACTTAATTTCTTAATCAAGGAAAGCGAGAAGAGAACTTTGACGGCAGACGAAGAGCAAGAACTTAT
It includes:
- a CDS encoding response regulator, whose product is MPEDNFSICYVDEDEADRNTFKRHSERYGLSTECLHPDKNIEEFVQKILSLGVDAIVVDYNLKEKDRSITYSGTDLVKGIREYKKSLPCCILTSYSEEAIEQSDDVHIIYSKDPENEEDPSNLFHRLKSQIKKYHSLLLKYEERLNFLIKESEKRTLTADEEQELIDKERTIIEETGKDIKTPDHLKGSVHIDIVRELIDKSNEIISTTKKEDN